A single Orcinus orca chromosome 2, mOrcOrc1.1, whole genome shotgun sequence DNA region contains:
- the TTC9 gene encoding tetratricopeptide repeat protein 9A isoform X1 gives MERKGSAAKGNPSPPAAGEAQRPQPPLCVPGGGGGTPARGQGGAAAEPAEFIRRAHEFKSQGAQCYKDKKFREAIGKYHRALLELKGLLPASGERERDSRAASPAGAPNPGSLSEEQSKTVEAIEIDCYNSLAEGQIISIDANRKSQDRGVTRPKEVTQEKGLDGSQLYECLWTCLEAMGPGQLHNL, from the exons ATGGAGAGGAAGGGCTCGGCGGCCAAGGGGAACCCGAGCCCGCCGGCAGCCGGCGAGGCTCAACGGCCGCAGCCGCCACTGTGCGtcccgggcggcggcggagggacCCCGGCGCGGGGCCAGGGTGGCGCGGCTGCGGAGCCAGCCGAGTTCATCCGGCGAGCGCATGAGTTCAAGAGCCAAGGGGCGCAGTGCTACAAGGATAAGAAATTCCGCGAAGCCATCGGCAAATACCACAGGGCGTTGCTGGAGCTGAAGGGGCTGCTGCCGGCCTCCGGGGAACGGGAGCGGGACTCGCGCGCGGCCTCCCCGGCCGGGGCCCCCAACCCCGGGAGCCTCTCGGAGGAGCAGAGCAAGACGGTGGAAGCCATCGAGATCGACTGCTACAACAGCCTGGCAG AGGGGCAGATAATATCCATTGATGCCAACCGAAAGTCGCAGGACAGGGGAGTGACAAGGCCTAAAGAAGTCACGCAAGAAAAAGGCCTGGATGGGAGCCAGCTTTATGAGTGCTTGTGGACGTGTCTTGAAGCCATGGGACCgggccagctacataatttgtga